The Cucurbita pepo subsp. pepo cultivar mu-cu-16 chromosome LG15, ASM280686v2, whole genome shotgun sequence genome contains the following window.
CTGTTGGAGGCTCCAAAAGAATCCCCGCAGACGAAGGAAAATAAGTAATAATGTTGATGACGAGGCAATGGTCCTCTTTTAAATCAGCATAATTACTAACCCACTAAAAGAATCTTCCAAGTTCATTGGAGAATAAAAAGCCACTGCTCTCGTTCAGCTAGATTTTTGTAATCGCAGCAGCAAGAGGGGTTTGGGGtagaaagaagaggaaagaagGGAGAGCAAGTGTCCTTCAGAAGGAAGAGGGAGATGCTAATAGAATCCTACCTCCACCCAACTCTTGGTTTGGTTTCTAAATATATGCGGGATTGATCGACTGACGTAAGTATATGTAAAAATCTTAATCTTTTGtgggtttttgttttcctaTATATCCTGATGGCTTCCtctattcttttcatttagcCAAACTTTGAGCGAGAATTCTGATATGGGTTGTCGTTGTTATTGATATCCTGGTTCTTGTGCTGTTTTTTAGTGATGGACAATGCCGAGGGtaggaaaaatgaagaagctCACTCTGGAGCCCGTAAGTTTCAGGACAATCATGACCAAAGGATGGAATGTGCAGACGATGCAGCATATAACAGCTACCACACTGTCCTGTTTTCAGAGCCCAGAATTCAGATTTCTCCACAAAGCTTAGGCTCACCGCAAGCCCTGATCTCTAATTCTCAGGTTTGTTGTTCCATAtccttgtttgtttgttttttaagttCCATATCTATGAACTAAGGAATATTTCTGGACCTTTTTAATTGGGCGCATAGGCATTTTCTTTTCGAAACTATGAGAATAGAGAATTTGTTCTAAGCATCCTGATATGTTAAATAAACGAATATGCAGATTATTGCATCTCTTTAAGCTTTTTGTTAATGCTTTGTATTCCCTTTGAGCTTTTTTTGTTAATCTTTATAACTGCCTAATTTTTTGTGAATTGTTGGATATattcttctccttccttcACTCTAAATGAAGGTGACTTGTTATAAAATCTCTGCTTCTGCGTCTTTAACTTCATCCTGGAAATTGTAATTAATGGTCAGTTAGCTACACGTAACAAATtgctttttgtttataaaaaaggaaaactcttcattttctttttgttcttgatattAAGTGCAATTCAAGCTGTAAAGATGAAcgattttccctttttattatttgttgtcTGAAAGTACAGAAGAAAATAGAGCACCTAAAATTGGTATTACTTGCCTAATAACTATGCCAAAAGAGGGTCTCTACATTGAGTGGGACCTTGTATTTATATGAACAAATCCGCCAAAAAATTGTACCTTCTTCGGTTTATTGAACCACCAATAACAACACTCTCAAATTAACCCTCTCATAGTCTTGTTTTCACTTTTAGTACGCTACAGTTTCCTTGTCAAGTCCTGGTCTGATGCTACAACCTGATCAACCTCAATCTTTGCATCAGAGTGCTGCATTCGGTGAAAATGTGTTTCGGGGGACAACGACGCAAGTGATGATCTCGTGGAATCATGGCGGGAATCAAGTGGCCATCATTGGATCATGGGACAATTGGCAGACTAGGTATTCGACTTTGGTGATCTCGTGCTTTTTTCGTGTTTCggattctttttcatttttttttcaactcaaacAACCTTCCAAATGCGTTGAATTTCCTATATTTCTGTCAGAGAGCTCCTACAAAACACAGGTGTGAAGTTTGTGGTTATAAAGACTCTGCCAATCGGTATCTACCACTACCACTTCGTAGTTGATGGTTGGTTGGCTTATGCTCCAGATCTACCCTGGTTTCGTGATGATTCAGGGAATGCTTATAATATTTTGGACTTGCAGGTAAGTTTCATGGCTTCAAGAATGCCATTACTGCTGCTTCACATAATTCTCACTGAATTATGTTTTCCAGGGACATATTTCTGAATTGCCCGAAAGTATGTCCGAGTTCGAAACTCCTCCATCCCCACCGTCGAGTTATGACAACCAATACATTAACGAAGATGATTTCAGCAGACCTCCACCAGAACTACCTCCACATCTGCAAGGAACCATTTTGAACGATCCATCTTCTTCAGTCGATGGTCGACCGTTGCCAATTACGCCTCGAAGTACAGAACTAAATCATCTCTATCTTCAGAGCAATGTCCAAGATCAGTTTGTAGCACTTGGCTCTACTCTCAGGATTCGTGAAAAGTATGTCACCATGTTTCTATTCAAGCCTTTATCAAGAACAAGGTGATATCCATACGCTCTTCCTCCCTCCAtccacattttcattttcaaacacAAATCTCAATATTGCTGGAAAAGTTGAAATCCTTGTGAGTTCTGTAGGTTGAACAAGTTAGTGTAGGTATAAAGAAAGATTCTTTCATACTGTGCATCATTAATTCAATTGCTATTCAGTCTGGAAATTACTTTTCACTCTTGCAAAACCTTTCCCTTCCCTTCAATTATCTGTATTATTGTGCCCCGCTTGGAGTAAATTACTGAGGTTGAAATTTCACATGTTACCCAGAGTTCATCCCTATTAGATAATATAAACAGGATTATCTGAGTCAACTTAACCATATCAAAAGCTACATAGTCCCTTGCTTGGCTTGTAATACTGAAGTGGCTTCAATGTAGAAGAACACAATGGTTGtccatttgaaaatattttctctacATGGTAACTTAGATTTGAGTTCATGATCATGATATGAGTTCCATCACCATTTAACATAACTATATGTATTCGCTTTACCTATACACTTGATTAGCACTAGCACACAGCAGCAAACCATTTCTTGGTAAGATCCCATCAAGTAGAGAGTggaacaagtgccaacgaggatgttgggcctcgaacggggttggattgtgagatcccacattggttggagattggagagtggaacgagtgccagtgaggatgctaggccccggggtggattgtgagatcccata
Protein-coding sequences here:
- the LOC111811768 gene encoding SNF1-related protein kinase regulatory subunit beta-2-like isoform X1 gives rise to the protein MDNAEGRKNEEAHSGARKFQDNHDQRMECADDAAYNSYHTVLFSEPRIQISPQSLGSPQALISNSQYATVSLSSPGLMLQPDQPQSLHQSAAFGENVFRGTTTQVMISWNHGGNQVAIIGSWDNWQTRELLQNTGVKFVVIKTLPIGIYHYHFVVDGWLAYAPDLPWFRDDSGNAYNILDLQGHISELPESMSEFETPPSPPSSYDNQYINEDDFSRPPPELPPHLQGTILNDPSSSVDGRPLPITPRSTELNHLYLQSNVQDQFVALGSTLRIREKYVTMFLFKPLSRTR
- the LOC111811768 gene encoding SNF1-related protein kinase regulatory subunit beta-2-like isoform X2, with the translated sequence MDNAEGRKNEEAHSGARKFQDNHDQRMECADDAAYNSYHTVLFSEPRIQISPQSLGSPQALISNSQSAAFGENVFRGTTTQVMISWNHGGNQVAIIGSWDNWQTRELLQNTGVKFVVIKTLPIGIYHYHFVVDGWLAYAPDLPWFRDDSGNAYNILDLQGHISELPESMSEFETPPSPPSSYDNQYINEDDFSRPPPELPPHLQGTILNDPSSSVDGRPLPITPRSTELNHLYLQSNVQDQFVALGSTLRIREKYVTMFLFKPLSRTR